TCAAAGACATGACACAAAAATAAACACGGTTTCTGTTAGTACAAGAACGTAACTGCCAACACAAGATAGCAGACAGTAAAACGTAAGTCACGAATAAAGAAATTACCTTTGGAGTTTCTTTACCAGTAAAATTAATTTCAGTATTTAATTTCTCACAGATCAGACATGACCTTATGCCTTTACAACCACACACAAGACTACTTTGTATCTCTCCCTGTGAGGCCATTTGACACTTCACGTTCGGTGTGAAATCATTCTTCTGCAACACTAAAATAGCTCCCCGTAGAAACGACTGCAACTTAACGTTGGTTCCGCCGGTGAAATAGGGCCTAGTGCACGAGCAGAGAGAATAAGCAAAGAAAGTAGATCCAGTATTTTTGGAATAAGTCTACTCTCTTAGAATATCTGGTATAAGGCTACTCAGTTCAGTTTCCTGTGACAGGAGGCCTATAGTATTTCCATCTAATCTCATAACGTACTTGCTCAAACTATCAAAACCTACGAATACAATGCTATTTTCATGGTCAGCCAGTCTTTCACACAAGCAGCATCCTATAAAAACaaagctgatattttaaaatgaatgacTTCAGGAAGTAAGATATATCTGtatctatgttttttttgttttgttttgcttgttgttgttttttctgcttcttctttttactgtgttgtggtgtttttatgtgatatgaaTCCCATTGGACCTGGAATAAGgaactgaattgaactgaattgaataagagtatttaaaaaaaaattggctgGACTAAAGTTTGTAACATTGTAAATCTATTTACAAAAAACCTTTGTTTATGACTATCACTGCTTTGACCTCAGGCTCATGTTCACCACATGCTTTTCACAAGATATTAACAAGCCTATTGTTACATAAACATGGCACACATGAGAATGGAGAAAGGGGAAACTGGGGGATGTCCGAATGGAGTTGCAACATAGGTAACACATTCAAACAGATAAACAAGCCAACATCAACCCCAGTAGACTGTGGGTGTCttaaaaatgaaagagaaaaacgGGAGTTAGGGGATGTTTTAGCCCAAATGTGTCTATCCCAGACAGCACACTTATGTCTTGCCAACGTCGGCAAGATGTATTTTTTCCGATGTAAAATACATCGGCACGACGTCTATAGAAGAGCGTTTGCTCATCGGCAAGATGTTGGGCAGACGTGCGGCAAAAGAGCGGCATCCGATGGAATGCCTACGTTTTACCGATGCATTGGCTATCCCGACGTCTGCCCAGCATCTGGCCGATGAGCTGCCGCTCTTTCAAAGACGTCTTGCCGAtgcatttatttacatgcatctcGCCGACGTTTAGCCGCCTTATATCCACCCATGAGCCAACATTTACCCGATTTAATTACGACCTACTCGACGTACCCCATCTGCGCGAGGAAAGCATCCTGACGTCTCGAGGAACAGCTGATTTTAGGTTGCAGTTATGAACCTAGCATGCTAGAAAATCAGCTCTTTCCATAAACAAAAAGACGTCTGAATGTTCTCACCGCTGCAGTGGAATTCCGCCTTATTTGAGGTCTTCCTGATCAGTGCTTATCCCATATGCCTCAccaatgaaaacacaagaaatcatagacgtttttccatttattttttccacaattaagcaaagtgtccatcgttgaatcattcctgcaggagaaaaaaaaatctgtgaacatGGGCTGGATGTGAAAGTCACCCTTTACATGAGAACATACCCTacagtttaggctatgactttgacatgtcaaaagtttacaactatttattgacaacagtttttgtaagcaggatttcaccttctactgtatgtagcctaagtcctgcctgtggatgaaaagtctatcatctatattgaccctttcaatttaaaagtgtactcgctactctgtggtatttcctatacagtcatggataagtggggcagtcattggtaagcggttagggtgtcctgtagcccagggctgaacaacccaaaggttgctggttcatctcccagcccgccaggttggtggagggagtaattaaccagtgctgtctcctccatcctccatgactgaggtaccccaagcatggtaccttcccaccacactgcaacatactgttcccttgggatgccaatgtaggctgcacccttgcacaggtgaggcataaaatgcaatttcgttgtgtgcagtgcatacttgtgtgctgtgtcacaatggcaaaggtgggctttcacttatatacacctagagattttttcccctgagtccaatgtttttaaacagttgaaacatgaacatttccagtcaatatttacaatggaatagcagacctctgtgtcatattcccaaggaatggtagcatcgcctgtgctgtgctgagtcaaagttcATAaacctactggttgtgttttccctgcccattcactactttgatggcctgcaatttattcagatgtgttctacaactttttgatgaaacttacattttacatttgataccacaaactaggcttacttgttgtgctgtgtggatttttgttgagcagggatctcacttaccaatcagcatgttttcctcttgttaccagcatcagcaTGAACCTGGatggacacctgtgcacttaaagggacagtttggtcaatttcaacatgcagttgtattgctcacgctacccttgacttgtcagtacctggtgatgccacatttttcggctcagccctttccgagatatgagcaattctaatgggggcagcgtttgtttacatttttaaaaaatgaaacataggccaactccaaatattttcccaaaaggtactgctgtttgctagttgtctgctgatgttttataaccttttggatgtttttgggaataaataaaaatgtttttttgaaatgtaaacaaagagctgcccccattacaatgaccaggatctcggaaacggctgaagaagaagaaaaaaaaatctcaggcactgacaagtccagggtagtgtgagcattacaactgcatgttgaaattgaccaaactgtccctttaaccatatgtgaactctgtgggcaagtgtagaagcctggcaaataaagacaggaatagttggtctcagtatcactgcacaactacattcagaatgtaatatgttggtttagttgatttctgtccatcacaatttaatattatggtttacatttagacATATAACTTTTAGGCATTAACAATGTcatatttggtaaggacatgtacaagggatgtaggctgtacagcaggggtgggcaactttcattgtaaggtgggctaacatttttaattaccacaatcggtgggccacatcaccacgcacttgagagaatttacaaaaggatacttcactttttctttatttatacctgaatgcttacactattgatttctAGGGgtttaaaaactgtcctttttctttttttttaaaaaagtgagaagttgggctgcatttggcgcccgagcctccagttgcccatccctgctgtacagtatactaacagaaaggctctcatagtatttcaaataatggtatatataaaaactggttataataggtacagtgcagcataaacagggttgagggggtggtttttttattttgttatacctaccgagtagtttagccaatgtctgtgtgacacgttcatgctgccacctccacagcatcctcttcacaaccgcaggggcaaaacacctgaaaacataataatgtaatcctttttcagtcaaagatatagactagaaaatgagtgacagcatcacaatcagtttgtatacaagtgtagtggacccccccatttttgtctttttgttattcctttattctcattccctgtctttttgttgtcctgtcagaagttgtcttttagtttcattatgctgttgcacgttttcgccaatagatggcatcataggaccagcaatgagtgcagaagCCCTccctggtgcagtagccagtgacttcggtcacataagaagaacgaaacgtggaagtgacaggctttgtttatgatacagaaggcagcggtgtcagctgtacagttatgctgaggcaaatgtaaataaacaacaaactcagcgaaactctacacacttgaggaccttattcattaagtgtgcaacataagcattcacgcaataatgccaccaggtcacatttaagatttaactaagagtattttgttatggatcttatgtagggatagacttaccattttttCTTGTTATGGCTTATCTGgcatattcccaagagaaggctgaaggtccctgtctgttgatctgattttgacttgTGGTGAATTGACTGTGAAAACGAGAGCAACACATTGCAGTGAAAGCTATGAACTCAGGAGTTACTTATAGTAAGGGCTATGAATGTGATGCAATATTATTGTATCTCACTTCACgtagtgtgtgtttcctgtgcatTGCAAGTTCAACAAAGATAATCGTTGTGTTACATACCGTAGTCTATTTTGTAATGTCCTTTCAATCAGTCATCATGGGCAGGGCTAGACAAGAATCAACAGCCACACTCCAGCAGGAAACTTGATTACGGGAGTAGTATGCCTACAAGTATATTACAATAGAAAGCGCTGTTAGACTACACACGACCTACATACAATGTGACATCTCAAAACTATAACttgtaaaaccaaacaaaaactcacCTGGTTGCTGGGTACGTTTGACAcgttagctaacttgctaacggTAAGGGAAAGTGAGGTCGGATATCGATTAGAAACTCGACGTGGAGGTCCTTCGAGACAGCATTACAGGTGGAGAGATTTATTTCAGCAACCTAATTAAATGTTTAATCAAGCCTGACTTGTAATGTTGAAACCTACATTTCAACAGAAATAATGTTAATGCCGTCTTACTAAAAACGATTGAGGTGGCTACTGCTGCGACGTCCAGTAAACAGAAAATGTTCGTTCCCTTGACAACAGAAATAATTTCAAACAGGACTCGCGCTGCTCAGGTTGCAAGCAAGCAGGCGCTGGCTTTTGGTTTTGGGGTCTTCAAATGATCTGCAAAGCGTCGCGTTGCCGATGGTCGGGgttaggttggcaaaccatcggcaaacTGTGTTTGGGACACTTATAAGTTTGTAAGTTCCTCTTGGTGGGTTTAAAAAAATTTGGTATGTCGACACACATTACAAAACAATGCTGAAACCTCAGCATAGGTGACAGGGGTTAGGCTATAAATCAGAAGTTAAAATTGAGGAAGGTCTTTAAAAGCATGCTTGTTATATGAGTTGAGTTAAATGAGTTATCAGAATGAAACTGATTCAATTTAAATAGCCACTGAAGGTGAATAGGATATGAATAAGAAGAAGAATTCTCATTTCTCTTAGAAGTCAATGCCTGTGGTCAAAGGGCTGTGGTTGTATTAAATGTCATGCCTCCTATGATCTGTAGGctatatataggctactatgatctGTATAGGCTATAATACTTGCCACCTTATTGTAAAAAGTTACTAATTGTAAACGTTCGTATGAAgtgtattttttatattttacaaaGTGCTAAAATGCAGTCTCAATCAAGCCATATATACATTTTCTTGGCCAATGGGACTTGTTTGATTGTGTATGAACACGTGGCTTTGGGAATGTCTCAGATTAATGTCACTAGGGTATCACATACAAAATCCaaacatgacaaaaaaaatgaCTAATTCTCGACCCATCCATGTCAAGTTCTCTGTCTGACACGTCTACACGCCCACAATATTTTGAAAGCAGCTGAAAGTGATGTTACTTCATGTTTGAGGAAGTGTGCGTGAAGACCAATGACACTAGACTACTTGTGTAAGATGTGACATTCTAAGGGAAATCCCAGGCATTATAAAGCCTTCGCTGGCTGGGCTTCAGACAGTTTTGACCTCTGAGGTGCATGACTTAGGCTACAACATGGAGCAGAACATTCGCCATGTGGAACTTCTGGGCTTCGAGAAAAGATTTTTCCCCAGTCAACACTATGTAAGTCCCTAACAACTATTTACTCCATGAAGCATGACTCATTTAATAAAAAGTAAAATGTGTATGCTTTTATGTTACTTGTTAGCAAAGTCATCTTTTCATCTTTACTTGCATACATTATAAATGTAAAAGCTTCACCACATTGGATTATTTTTAAGTTGACTCTACAGatgattttttacattttcacagTAACACATTAAGTTTGCATGGACCACTGTTGACCAAAACAATGAAATACAACCATCATTTGTCAGCAAACCAGAAAAGGGATATGTTAGTGGGATTAAAATCATGCATAAaaagtggagatatcaaaaccagaagggggaacaatcccctccaaccccccctacaaatcgcacccacCATGTCTGTATTCCATGCATGTTTGCAACTTCATGCctatgtttacatgatggttttaattccaaattaataatttagaattaaatggttccgttgagtttacattgcactttcatttaattccgaattgtgaagtgtttacatgagtgTTTACATGAGTGTTTACAACGTTATACGTTACAAGTGTTTACATTTTCAAAGGGAAATAAAGTTTTACTTTGAATTAAATTgggttaatttggaattaaatctcCCATACCATAACTGAGGCAAATGACTTTGTTGCAGGTATACATGCTGTTAGTGAAGTGGAGTGACCAGTCTGAAAAACTAATCTACAGACGGTATCCAGAGATACATGCCTTTCATGTAAGTTAGCAGCATATGTTAAGATCATCAATTGCCTTCAACACAAAAGTATATAACTAATTAAATTGACAGAATATAACACAGGTGACGTTTTGATGTTTCAGAAATGCCTTAAAGAGATGTTTCCAATCGAAGCAGGGGAGATTGATGCAAAGGATCGTACAATACCCACATTACCAGGTAACATAAAACGCATTGATTGAACAGCTGCGATTCAGTAAGACATTCTGTTGTAGTTCTGTGGTTTTTACGATCATAGAGGAGACACCTGTTGCCTGGTATCTATATcttgagaaaaggaaagagaaacgCCTAGCTCTATTACAGcagattatttttaaaaaaaaaagtaaattcaAAGCTTATGAAATATTTATATCTATTGAGTAGTCAATGCAATGCATGCTATTGCGAAATAGGACAGAACACCTTTTATTTATTCCATTTTACACACCTGGCATTTTCACTTCTCCAATTTTCTCTAAAATTAGAGGCATACCAAGATGAACAGAGAATGAGCAGTACTGTTTTTGGATAACAAAGCTTTCCATGCCTTTATGTTTTTTCTCGGAATGTGTCAGCTGGGGTAGCTTCTAGAAAAAGAGAAGTGATATCtggccagaaaaaaaacaaaacaaaacaaaaagaccaCATCTTAGAAATAAGAGCTTGCAAAACAGCTCATCATTTTcgaagcatgtgcacacacattcttaacacattacaatacattgcacttatttAATGCCACCAACAACCTCTAAGAATTCATTATATCAATTTACACTTTTCATCATGAATAGGTGGATCATTTAGGTGTCCGCCATTTACAGTAATTAGACATCTTAGGCCACAAAAGgcattgtactttggtcatacctacaagaaatattagtttatcacttgGTAAATATTGATGGAAAGTTGTGAATGgtcagcatacattttgaaattaaatgacaaaaaaagacatACTGGACCTTTAAGTAATGAACTTACTGAATTAATCAGTGAGTTCAAGTAATGAAGTAACTTAATTCAAATAATGAATTAACTGTTCATATCTACAGCCCCAAAGTGGTTGGACAGCCTCAAGAACACAGAGACGAGGCAGAGCACCTTGGCTGAGTACTGCACTGCCCTCATCAACCTCCCAGCCAAAATCTCACAGTGTCAGCTGGTGCGATCTTTCTTCAAAGTCAGGCCAGAGGATGAGACTCCTCCTGTATCACACCCGTATGCACATCTTTCTGTTTTTAttacacattttattttatttgattatCCACTGACCTGGCAACTGGGTCCTACAAtgtattatttagtaattattacATTCTAACGCAGGGTGAAAAGAAACGAAACCTATGTGATGCCAAAGGGTCGTCCAAGAAGTAACACCTCTGGTAGGATCTCAATATTGATTGCGCTCTTTTGGAATATTGCCATGCGTTTTTATGCCATTCTCTGAGCGTTTACTGCTTTTGTGATGTCTAAATGTCATTCATCATGTGTTTAGAGATTACTGGGCCAATAATGCTAGAGAGCTACCGTGCGATTGCTGACTTCAAGAAAAGCTCCCAATATGAACTCAACCTGAGGGCTGGAGACCTGGTGGACATAGTGGAGAAATGTCCAAATGGTACGTACTGGTTGTCAATTTActatttacatttcaaaacacatCCATAGAAATATGAAAGTAGCCTATAAATGCAGTGAAATTTGAAAACTGTAGATATACTATAGATATACTATTACACTGGGAACTCTAGATATACTATAACACTGACACACTATGTTTACATATCAAAAACAGAGTGTGATAAATgtatattattttaaaaataccTCATGTGTTGCTGTATTGCAGGCTGGTGGTTCTGCAACTGTGAGGCCCAGCGTGGCTGGGTGCCGGcctcctacctggagcccctagATGGGCCTGAGGAAGCGGAGGAGCCGGACCCAGACTATGCAGGTGTGTCCGCTATAGACatagaaaataaaaacacaaacagaaaaaaaatgtcaaaatgttgtCACTATTTGTAATAGACAAGGACTGTCATTAAACTCACTGTTTAACTCTACAGGGGAGCTCTACATAACCACGAAAGCTTATAAGGGAGCAGAGGAGGACGAGCTCACCCTCGAGTCCGGAGAGATCATTGAGGTGATCCACAAACTTCTGGATGGGTGGTGGGTGATCAGGTAATGTCTGGTTTCAAGTGTACGTATCTAAAAGAAAATGTGAATAGGATTTATTAAGTAATTTAGTATGAAGAAAATGTGTGTATTTACTCAGAAAACATTAATTTTCAGCTCTACTGATACATATTTTTTCTATTGTTCAATTTAATATTGCTTGATGAACAGGAAAGGTTTGGAGACAGGATATTACCCATCCATGTTCTTGCATAAGacggaggaggggaaagaaacaGAATCTGAGAAGTGTTTAGTTCAGCGGAAGACACCACCACCCCGGAGGTAACTGTACATTACAAACTACTTTTCAAGGAACagcctcatttcaagaaattgctcatatgtagttaaccCCTAGTAACATATGAGAATACATATGATTTCTCATACATAGGATTTTCTCAACGTGTTTGCAACACCTAGTTTGACAGTATGACcatattaagcgtagcaatgcaagccTATGGTAccaaacaaagcatcatcaaatgtacttacaaaccactttaaaatgaatgtgaaattcaccagagtgcaaaacggctATTGAATCCTGTCCAGTGATTAAAGttaaacatcatcatcaacaacaacaagagtATACAtctgcagggccctaaattaacttttcctcaccagacaaaatggctagtagatgtttatcacactagccaaatacacactgactaatgggtaaaaagtggctagtaagttggtcttctctaccagccaaaatgaaatttcaccagcatttggcaggctggtgttaatttagagccctgtacatcTGTATACACTGTATACTGGACAGtaatgtgtttgttgttgtccTGATTCTCTTGTTAAATCTTCATTTGTTATGATGACACAGTTTTGTTTAGATGTTTTTTATTGAACAGTGGACACCAGGAAAAATACCTGTGGCATTGCCagagctaatggggatcctacaAATAATCAAACAACAACAATAGGTGATGAGAGAATCATCTTTTTTGCATCTGCAGATCGACCATTCGCAACATCAACAGCATCCATGCACAAGGACGGCAGAAAATCAGCCAGGACAGCTACCGCAGGAACAGCCGGCGTTACTTACAGCAGCGAGGGAGTAACTCCCCCAGGATCGGCTGGAAGAAGGCACCTGCCAAGTCCCCACTAGTGGAGAGGAAGGCACACAAAGGTATGCTTTAGTTTAcattattacactacactacactacactacaccaagcTGATGTTTTAATCTCATACCATTATTTTAgtaaagggtattggttgcagctcctggagcaatgtggggtataGGGGCGTTGCTCAagcgcacttcagccatggatggagcagGGGTAAGGGTGTGATTCAAATATGTAACCCTCAGATCTAAAGACCATTAAGCCTTAGAGTTAGGTATGTACCAAATTCTGATTATTAAGTTTATGCTgaataccgaatccactgcttaagatttagATGAATCCGAAACAAAATACCAAATCCTACTCTGATTATCGAAATTAAACCCCATCAACAAGGCAGAATCCGGCCAAAACCGAATCTGGGCGAATCCGAAACCGAATCTTGGATTCGTTACATCCCTGTTTAAAAtgttaataggcctactacaattgTTGCCAACATTATCACTATGTGACATGTTTGTTTTGATCTCTATGATGGCACATCAGGGTCATATGATTACGTTTCGAACATTTTGTGGCCTACAATAAACACCTATAAATTACACAGTTTGGttcaaagtgtaatgtactggttgcctggttaccaccagacctaatcacaagtgagattaggggGACCTGGGGACCTGCCTAaagtaaattccgtagggggcagaatacttggctattatgacacattgCCTTGctttctgattggacagagacacagaatgcgtggccattatgacacacccgtccctctctctgattggacagagacagggaccatgatcttgtccgttatgagtcatcctccccagactgtctttcagatcgaaacgattgtgtagaactaaaggcagtatgggagttcccaggctaatgtaCTGGGGGTTCTGTGTTGCATTGTGCTGGGGCTCCGTACCATGGCTGGGGAAGTTGCCAAAGGGCCCCTGGGTTTGAGTCTGACTTGGGCTGTTTCACAGCCCTACAGCATCTCTTCACTGGCACTATCCAAAAAGGCAAAACCAGTACAATCCTAATTATTTTGTTTACACTTAGATAATGCCCCTAAGAGGACACCATCGGATGAGCAGAAGAAGACTCCTGCCATACCTCCACGCCCCAGTGCTGAACTCATCATGGAGCGCTGCACAGAGAACACCCGCAAGAAGATGAGCATCCGCACAGCCAGCTGAGCTGAGGCAGAAAACATTTTTGCAACATAGCTGTTCTTCCTGTGTCTATTTCCTAAAAGACAGCTGTGTATTGATGTTGTGAATTTACAGGTGTAGTGCTGGTGTTCCTTACAAGTTAGTTGCTGCATGTgttctgtatgtaggcctattgcgtACTAAAATCTTGTTATTTGGTGTTTTTAAGTGTATTGTGTTGGTTAGGCAAATGTACTTTGATAAGCTATTTACAAACTCTTGTTCACCTCCAATAAAGTTTTACATTTCTTTTTATGGTCTCTTCTTggctctttttttgtgtgtgctattTTTGATGTTCTTCATAAAAGAAAACCAATGAAAACCATTAGTCTATCAAAGACATCCTGAACCACAGACCAGGTCTGTGTCCTGAACAGTCACGCAAACAAATTGGGGGTGGTTTTGTTTACTACTTTGAGTCTGTAGCTCTTGGAACTTGTTTGTCTCTGGTGCCCCCTAGAGTTTTGTATACAAATTGTAGCAggaaaggtcagagttcaagttTGTGTCACGTCACGTGTGACTGTCATGGTTGCCTCCATGATGAACATGGCACCGATATGTTATTCAATCAAATATCAGTATTCACAAATATTTGCCACATTATTCAACCAAGTGTAGTTGGACATAAGAAGACTACACCATCTCCGTCGTGAGTGTATTTGTCAACATTACTGTGAGTAATTTCGAAGCTTGTCATTATAGCTTTCTCGCCAACTTCCCTATCGACAGAAGCTAGCATGATCTGCATGCAATTTGCATCAAATTGTGATTACAGTAATTTGGAAATCTGGGGAGTTGATGCAGAGCAAACGATTTCTTGTTATTACTTACGAGCAGTCGAGCTCCTTTGAAAGGAGCCCTTTCAATGTGTGACATGAAATTTCTGACATCTACTGTTGATCTTATGAGTGGTGGTTCTCTCTCTAAATATTATCACAGTCCTCCTTGAAACTGTTGTGCTATTATTCGACAGAACAGAGCAATGGCACTGGTGTGCATACGTCTGGTTGTGCGGCAAAGATGTCCCGTGCTCAGCCGGGGATACGCCACACCAAGCAGTGCCCCAAGGAGGAGGGAGACAAAATCAGACAAGCCAGTCTTCCAGTACGTCGGTGACCACAGAAAACCAAAAGACAAAGTTTTCGTGTGGGGATTTAGTTTCACCGGAGCGTTAGGTGTACCCAGCTTTGTAGTCCCTGACAGTGGAAGGAAAAGGCCCAGAAAGTACCAACTGACACCTTACCGTTTAGACACAGCAGAGAAGGTGAGCATCTTCATCCAATATCATCCTCTTCCTATTCTTTCCTTTAGTTTTATAATACTTTAATTCTTGCGTAAAACCAACTAACTGACACAAGTGATAATGTTCTCTAATTTGGACAGATCTCATCAGCTGCTTGTGGATACGGCTTCACATTGCTGGCATCCTCCACATCAGATGTCTTGAAACTATGGGGAATGGGTTTAAACACTGACTCTCAGCTTGGATATCAGCGTACTCAACATGATAAAGGTAAGAATCATTATACAGTAGGTTATgtatagcctcgcgagccatcctatgtacttccgccaaaggattggcttaaatacgaaatgaaatggtagtattatgggatggtcaggaccaggctaggttatGTAGACTTCCCACACACAACTTTTCAGATAAGATTATTTTTTTGCAGATGTTGATATGAAAA
This window of the Engraulis encrasicolus isolate BLACKSEA-1 chromosome 7, IST_EnEncr_1.0, whole genome shotgun sequence genome carries:
- the ncf1 gene encoding neutrophil cytosol factor 1, with product MEQNIRHVELLGFEKRFFPSQHYVYMLLVKWSDQSEKLIYRRYPEIHAFHKCLKEMFPIEAGEIDAKDRTIPTLPAPKWLDSLKNTETRQSTLAEYCTALINLPAKISQCQLVRSFFKVRPEDETPPVSHPVKRNETYVMPKGRPRSNTSEITGPIMLESYRAIADFKKSSQYELNLRAGDLVDIVEKCPNGWWFCNCEAQRGWVPASYLEPLDGPEEAEEPDPDYAGELYITTKAYKGAEEDELTLESGEIIEVIHKLLDGWWVIRKGLETGYYPSMFLHKTEEGKETESEKCLVQRKTPPPRRSTIRNINSIHAQGRQKISQDSYRRNSRRYLQQRGSNSPRIGWKKAPAKSPLVERKAHKDNAPKRTPSDEQKKTPAIPPRPSAELIMERCTENTRKKMSIRTAS